The DNA region aaaccaaatcagttctatagtgaacctcaacatagaacatgtatggaaaatacttctactgcttttcaACTGTGTGACGCCTCGTGGCGAGTCAAACTACCTTTGAAACTAAagatttttccacagttcacacatgaaaacggcttttcaccagtgtgaatcatcatgtgccgagttaaatgctgtttttgactaaaactttttccacatttcacacatgaaaacggcttttcaccagtgtgaatcatcatgtgccgagttaaatcctgtttatgactaaaactttttccacatttcacacatgaaaacggctttccacctgtgtgaatcatcatatgcttagttaaatcctgtttttgactaaaactttttccacagttcacacatgaaaacggcttttcaccagtgtgaatcatcatgtgccgagttaaatgctgtttttgactaaaactttttccacagttcacacatgaaaacggcttttcaccattGTGAATcgtcatgtgccgagttaaatactgtttttgactaaaactttttccacaattgccacatgaaaacggcttttcaccagtgtgaatcatcatgtgctgagttaaatgctgtttactactaaaactttttccacagttcacacatgaaaacggcttttcacctgtgtgactcatcatgtgttcagttaaaatccgtttttgactaaaactttttccacagttcacacatgaaaacggcttttcaccagtgtgaattatcatgtgccgagttaaattctgtttattactaaaactttttccacaggttacacatgaaaacggcttttcaccagtgtgaatcatcatgtgctgagttaaatgctgtttattactaaaactttttccacagttcacacatgaaaacggcttttcaccagtgtgaatcatcatgtgccgagttatatcctgtttttgactaaaaccttttccacatttcacacatgaaaacggcttttcaccagtgtgaatcatcatgtgccgagttatatcctgtttttgactaaaaccttttccacatttcacacatgaaaacggcttttcaccagtgtgaatcatcatgtgctgagttaaattctgtttttgactaaaaccttttccacagttcacacatgaaaacggcttttcaccagtgtgaatcatcatgtgctgagttaaatgatgtttttgactaaaaccttttccacaggtcacacatgaaaacggcttttcaccagtgtgaatcctcatgtgcagagttaaaacctgtttttgacaaaaaccttttccacaggtcacacatgaaaacggcttttcaccagtgtgaatcatcatgtgttcagttaaactaagttttcgactaaaaccttttccacagttcacacatgaaaacggcttttcaccagtgtgaatcatcatgtgctgagttaaactaagttttcgactaaaaccttttccacatttcacacatgaaaacggcttttcaccagtgtgagtcatcatgtgccaagttaaaacctgtttgtgagaaaaaccttttccacaggtcacacatgaaaacggcttttcacctgtgtgaatcatcatgtgctgagttaaaacctgtttttgacaaaaaccttttccacaggtcacacatgaaaacggcttttcacctgtgtgaatcatcatgtgctgagttaaaacctgtttttgacaaaaaccttttccacaggtcacacatgaaaacggcttttcaccagtgtgaatcatcatgtgctgagttaaactaagttttcgactaaaaccttttccacagttcacacatgaaaacggcttttcacctgtgtgaatcatcacgtgccgagttaaatgctgtttgtgactaaaacattttccacagttcacacatgaaaacggcttttcacccgtatgagttctcatgtgagcatcaaaagcagatttgaaagcaaaacactttttacagatgtcacatgagaaaggttttcttctttcctgattttggttctcagcttcagcagcttcctggaagatgacttggttcctgtttggttctgattcactgtggtctgtttgctcatcaacaggaaacaacatgcaggtatcagtctcctgttttaatccaatctgttcttcagcctgactgcagtaaacttctttctcttccacttttatctgatgatcttctggctcttcctgttcttgtttcacctgcagaggttccaactcctcctggtccagagtggatctcctctccaggttataaacgttacacttcagggaatctggagaagaaaacagagaaaaagagtaattgttacctttactgaagtaaatcgtTTAcggcagaaatgaacaaaaatccatttgaaaattcaagagcgtagacagagatATAGATGAATCGACatatccagctgacatttggagaattctcaaatgaacggattttaaacaaatactataaattatattcaaatttcattttagtccacttttttaaaagccctgaggaactccatccaatcattcgactcatgagccgatgcaccgcggtgcttcatttgctctacagtgacatcaactggacaatatatgtaacttcatttcaaagggccaaactaatcccatgtgtaatagtcattgggttaaatcagttatataatgctcaaaacacaagtagttgatgtaaaaatattcaaggcttttattttgaaatttttgttaagcttcatttcaaagcaccaATCTAATCCTAtgtgtatcagtgctttggataaaaaaattcacataatgcccaaaagagcaaatacctgatctaaaaattttcaaggcttttaatttgaaattttcagtatgcttcatttgaaagggccaaactaatcccatgtataacagtcattggataaaatcagttatataatgctcaacagagaaattacctgatttaaaaatattcaaggcttttattttgaaattattattatgcttcattttaaagttttgaactaatcccatgtgtaacagttactgagttaaatcagttatatacagcccatagcagcaagtagttctaaaggccagttcagtcctgatctgtttcaactgagtattccactatagttagaactacagtgatgcgtatttgtagtcctaatcagcagccaatagcctcttgagttccgttgctatggtaaataattttctcagcaaagtgtgaactgttagtgagagAGGCTGGGGCAGAGAATACTCTATTTGAGCCAGCCAGTTTTAcccaaaaaaagcattggaaacaactCCTTTCcattcgggaaccgtaatacatattcaaaaaccgtttgaagcgtatgagagggcaatgtgtcttctgcgatagtcccgagattcatatctctacctcactcagagcatttacagcgatgagagaaagaaatggtttgcccagatctgaaatgtttgagaaatatatgggagagagcctgagacagcctgagaaaatcctgtcgaaatgactttgctctgaagcaccgtgacagaaaaccgtacggtctagataaatttcgaaaacattttactggagcagacatgcgtatcaatgtcaggaccgattttgataccaatcgtgcgatatttgtgggcgtgatggcgatttcaaaattattttggggtgaaaaattctcttcatttctcactctagcggAGATCTAAAGGCCCTGActctcactctaattttaggaaaaatgaaaaactttgggtcgcttagagacaaattgtggacaaaccgtaattggtatcgacgagccgtcttcactttcgaagagatcacagacgtatctacaaaatgaaatttgaatggcatttctacgtgaattcgtgacgacacagaaaatcctcaaaaatagggtatttgaaggatttttcccattgacttataatggggtttttttcgtagttttttgcgaattatgtcgccatgttaaccccgaatcccaccaaaagtaatagctccaatggcgtgaattttctgcacgttttgatacctcatttgtaggtgtgcacgcagcggtatgagccgcattaacggttacggaagaaaaataaagaattgggagaatagtaataggttcctgccattgctttgcatggcaggccccaaataggcaacgtgaaaacaacacgaagctttacaatgaataaacaagtttaaaatgtttgtgattctgatacataaattctgattaatctggttgtatgaaacaatggctggatccaaaagaaaactagaaacaaaagaaaagagggttgtgattggcttgttactcgctatgtcaccagggacaacgatttattactaaaaaataaaaactttaactgctcaggtttaggtgagttctctgtcttacccgcttcattactcaacacatcactaatgaaaagtttgatctttgttatttgcttgtcaaacgggaaaaaataaactataaaagcaattttcaagttttttggacattgaacttcttttatttatgtaactgggtggtatattagttgaaaaatgtgtttacatgaaGTAGCTGTAAATTCCCACTCATATTGGGCCCATGAATGCACCTTTGCCCATAGTCATTGTGCCCCTTTTCCCCATAGACTATAAATAAACGCCTCATGGACCGCTCTTGCCTATTGTTACTGAAGAGAtttaaggcggccatcttggagcggtcgaccgttccactcagctttatgtttaacagactcaatgacgtatcagcgcatttatcaatcataactcgctaaatactaaacagatattcaccaatttttctgtaaaccttattaaaaggttagcaacatttacaaggaaatgatttttaaagtattttgaatgactgatataaggttgagcatatttaactattcttagtggggaaaacagaatagagtcagaatagaatgtgttgatatttctgtattatgattattttacaaagcacacaaccagtcataatttttaaatatgttatttagtaatatcaatacatattcatataaatatacaaacacaaaataatacaatcagagagaaataaagatgcttaaataattattaatgctgaataatatgcattaaactacacatatttatatggacatgcgtatatacataatatctatataggttttattcatgttttccagctgaggaggagcttaagagagattcagcagctgagattcatcagtgcagtgaatccgtctctccttaaagacattccccacttcttcctcacaaggtctttatgaaaccttcaaaacaaaaacaggagctattttactttagacagagtgaaagaatttcatataaataagagtCTTTGCCACCTTGTGTGGAATaatctaaatcaatgttagggaatatttaaaactttttaacatttacaaaatctcggTTAGCCTTCATAGCGGGGCTGAACCCCGGTATTACAGTAAGCTgatagctaatattagctgttgttttgtcagtggacataaatacagtatagtaatattctaatcacaaaatataaactgtaatatgtccATCTTACTTGTGAAACGTTATCGTCCGAGATCTCGCGTCATTAGTCTGTCGATCTGAACACAAATATCTGGCAGTGCTGAGgcatcttctgctgttttggtttagcCAAGTAGGAGGGACGACCgttccaagatggccgccgtattTCCTACGCCAGAGCAGCCATGCGGGGTCTACTCATTATATTATGTCTATGCTTTTCCCCACCTTCACTTCCGGTTCACAGCATTGTCGGGCTTATTAGTGCAGATAGGCACCGAGTGTGGCAGCCAAGCTATGAGTGTTGTTGTGTGCAGTTGGATGTCTGTCGGATGAGCGCTGGCGCCGCAGGATCATCAATATATGTGCTGCTGGTaggataaatggatttttgatgTGTCACTTGTGGCTGGTTCTGTGTAACGTCAGTGTCgctttttatattgttgctactaggcctgtcacgataacaaattttgctgaacgattaatcgtctcaaaaattattgcgataaacgataatattgtttgaagaccattttacactgatttaatggaaatgacgtaataatgcatgcgattttctgccaaagatagatacactttattttcaaaagaacatttaacactggaactgatgaacaaaacaaaacaaccaaaaccataaataaaatggattctcagtctccattaataaaaaatctacttgaacaaaaattaaacaacataaagccaaagtggaaataaatactgcattcaaccaaaagagggcagattataaagtctgtatatcatgttgccctatagtaataattagatttaaatagagaagatgggcacatcgactacccgatgcaatagttcacactacacaatcccccccccctctccatACGACAATTTTAGAACGTTGATCGttctctaagattgtcgcttgcgatttcgtaaccgatcatcctgtagtgtgtggtgtgtgctactaatttggtttgcagttgttttaagtCTCAGACTGCTCCTAGTGTTTGTTCTGGGTTGCTGTGCTTCATtgggttttaaattagaataataaagtctatttttaatattataaaagtatgtataaataaaatatattttgtatactacttctgtttcataattttaagcCAGACTTGCCTGTGTACTTTTAATAGGGAGAGCCTAGGCCACTTGATATTATTTGAAACTCCACGTCGTCTGTCACGATCCGGGTTTTCTCATGTGTTACACCTACGTATGAAACATCACCTCAatgcagcagtggcttgttgaTTGGACTTTTATATGAGGTTTAGTTTGACAGATAATAACACctctattattgtttcatgctgtttgcaTTGCAAGGCTTTACTAGCTTATATATGCACGTTCCAGTTAGTAATTACCTGAGATCATtggacgaagctgaagttggtttccgattccagcttctgattcaggaaatggctaaagggcgagtccacttaatttttcactaccttccacatctttaatcgactctagtttaaaaactgcGACAGCTAGACTCTTCTGACCTGGACTGGGTTAATCTGCTctcacagcagaatatttataaccatgtttctgatttgtgaaacttcaataaaggttgatttcaccactttttaatCTCTGTTATAGTATAACTGCTCAAATTCCCAAACTACCATAACACCTAAACTCTTGAAACCTGGACaagattattttcaactaacagcagaatatttaaaaccatgtctgtgatttgtgaaacttttatccgATTTGTggaacttcaataaaatgccatttttacccATCTTTGCATCCAGCTCATATTAAAACTGCTCTAAtgccaaaactacaacaactacGTATTTCAAActtggactagattattcttctctaatagcagaatattttaattcatgtttgggatttgtgaaacttcactaaagtttagattactattcacacttgttccatgcagttttttaaaattctaattcaaaaccactttattaatcctaatgggaaattaaatgttggtgttaCTCATGAATTCTtccaagagttattgtagatggagatggttgttggaaggaaagatcttctgcagccgtctgttacataaagtttcacaaatcagaaaaaagtttcacaaatcccaaacatggatttaaatattctgctattagagcagaataatccagtccaggttttgaAGAGTGTAgttcttgcagtttttaaaccagAGTCTATTAAAGATGCgaaaggaagtgaaaaattaggtggaatcggaaaccaacttcagcttcgtgtagttaaaggaggaaaagccataaaaggtcattttatttctacatcaataagccattttcacagcgtaattgtgattcctgcgttcatttaccggttaacaaaacatttatacgggaaaagaacatttactaaaatgatcctcatacagaaaggtgcagacatttagaccttaacctgcatccaaacgctggtggttcctacctattcggtgtaagattatctggggcctccgggagaaatccagcagtctgcgatgatcatccatctcttcctccgacttgacgatgatttctttaaactctgtgaatgtttcttcagcagcagttaacggctcgttgataaactcgtttagagaaacagtcgaacattcaaccaaacagaccatgcgccattttctttgtcttcttcttcttcttctttgggattttatgactgtcgttcattcatgtcattgcattaccgccaccttgtggatcttacgatcatcacatctaaagatttctcatacagtgccagttctctttgaaagacgtaaaatcttttcttccactttatctaaataaaacaaatacaatattagtattccagttttccacaaatccaaagttaatattgtcttctgattcgtatctcctacatcccgcaacatgtttcacagtttcttcactccaccagatcagaacctttcctatagtttccgtatatccacaatgatcgctgctgctttgttcggagttcttcttcttcttcttcttcttttctattatggcggatcacaagcaactttaaggtgcataccgccacctactgtacatgagtgtgtagcaGCATTACTTCACGtctattaaattctatttttttattttgtattcttaagataaataaacaatgctttccttaatttgtgaatatctgttatgtttccttcatttcctaatatacctttaagttTCCATTCATGCCTTAtgtttctaactattctctttaattcttccctttcgagttcatatgacttacagttcatcaatatgtgttctacattttctttctctccacctctctcacatttatcattatttttcctccctattgtataaagcatgtcatttaagtaggtatgacctactcttaatctactaactattatttcttctcttctgtttctttcattaatgcttcgagttcgaactgacttttgtacttcatataatcttcttcctttcttatcttcattccacattttttgccatttctccatttctttacttttaataagtGATTTCCCTTCCCCTTTCCCAAAAGGAATTGAAATTGTTATTTCCCCTCTAAAGCCCTTTTTGCTAATTTATCTGCCTTTTCATTGCCTTTTCCTCCTTCATGTGCTGGCacccaacaaaaccaaacatcaaTGCCACCCCTatataatctaaataaaatatgatgaatTTCTAATACTAAATCTTTTCTATCGTTTCCTTCTCCCTTAATACTTTCTACTACTGCTTTGGAATCTGTGCACACCACCACCCTGTCTGGTCGGACCTCCTCAACCCATTGCAAGCTTAATATAACTGCCAccatttctgctgtaaaaaccGACGATCtgatattcttttaaaaatacattttttaaactctgataTATATATTCCTATTCCCACATATCCTTTTAGATTCTTAGATCCATCTGTATAAATTTTGAGATAATTGTTATatgtatttcttaaataaatatcagtctTGATCcctatttcatttaaattccaatcatttttcattgtatTAATTTTCAAATCTACGTTAACCTCTGGTATTAACCATGGAGGAATAACGCTAATTGGATTAAAATGAGCTATTTCCTTGTCCTCTAATCCatacattttaatccatttcctaaccatccatccaaatCCATTACTTTGGAACTTCAAATATTCCCAacaattctgtaaaataattgaattcaCATTATCATCTTTATTACTTTTGATTTTCATCCAATATGCTAAAGCTAATTTAATTCTCCTCATTTCCAGTGGAGTTTCCCCAGTTTCAATTAAAAGAGCATTAATAGGTGTTGTTTTTTACTGCTCCTGTACATATACGTAAAGCCCTACACTGTAATCTGTCTATTTTTTGTAATGATGTTTTAGCTGCTGCTCCATATATTATACTGCCATAATCTATTATTGATCTCATGAGAGCCCTGTATATGCTTAATAATGACTGTCTATCTGCACCCCAATTATTTCCAGCCACAGCCTTTAATAGATTAATAACTTTTTTACACTTGGTTTCTAAGTTatctaaatgtgttttccaTGAATACGAACTATCCAACCATAAACCTAGATATTTATATTCTGTTACTCTTTCTAACGTTTGTCCATATAATGTTATTGTTTCtatattaatatttctcttCTTTGTGACAACCATATAACAAGACTTGCTTGCTGATAATTTAAAACCCCATTCATAAGACCATTTTTCTACTTTactaattgcttttttaatatttcctaccacatatttaata from Xiphophorus hellerii strain 12219 chromosome 13, Xiphophorus_hellerii-4.1, whole genome shotgun sequence includes:
- the LOC116730933 gene encoding gastrula zinc finger protein XlCGF57.1-like; the encoded protein is HTGEKPFSCVNCGKCFSHKQHLTRHVMIHTGEKPFSCVNCGKGFSRKLSLTQHMMIHTGEKPFSCVTCGKGFCQKQVLTQHMMIHTGEKPFSCVTCGKGFCQKQVLTQHMMIHTGEKPFSCVTCGKGFSHKQVLTWHMMTHTGEKPFSCVKCGKGFSRKLSLTQHMMIHTGEKPFSCVNCGKGFSRKLSLTEHMMIHTGEKPFSCVTCGKGFCQKQVLTLHMRIHTGEKPFSCVTCGKGFSQKQDITRHMMIHTGEKPFSCVNCGKSFSNKQHLTQHMMIHTGEKPFSCVTCGKSFSNKQNLTRHMIIHTGEKPFSCVNCGKSFSQKRILTEHMMSHTGEKPFSCVNCGKSFSSKQHLTQHMMIHTGEKPFSCGNCGKSFSQKQYLTRHMTIHNGEKPFSCVNCGKSFSQKQHLTRHMMIHTGEKPFSCVNCGKSFSQKQDLTKHMMIHTGGKPFSCVKCGKSFSHKQDLTRHMMIHTGEKPFSCVKCGKSFSQKQHLTRHMMIHTGEKPFSCVNCGKIFSFKGSLTRHEASHS